In Planctomicrobium piriforme, a single genomic region encodes these proteins:
- the glnD gene encoding [protein-PII] uridylyltransferase, whose translation MTATKPSPVHEIARRKALIAAVRERARTMFEAGTPGIQIAAAICSGIEDVLLSLIEETLESFGDRRDFVAKQGAIVAIGGTGRGELAPYSDIDLLFLHNATNAADFDEFVPRFVQMCWDSGIQLGHAVRDVNTCIALSRRDPQIATALIESRHLWGNEKLTQTLIHQFRSRVVNRRKRKFIEDCLRARSEGWSAEGPLAQELEPDVKASAGGLRDLHLIRWVAYARYGIKDIDSLRLQGVLSKSDATRLKDAWEFLTRLRIDLHLSTNREQDRLTRDEQLRITRERGFTETAEQRPVERFMQEYFHHSSELATIAQRFASLQRRRSLAQKARDMLMGHRAEGYLYVTPDQITVADRHLPRICASLESMLHVYRSSALYDLPLSPQVREAIKQAVPKLEPVVSKESARLFMDILRCVRSLGPTLRSMFNTGLIDLVIPDVAHIRNLLQFNQYHHFTVDEHTLRAIETVTGYETDDTPIGAAYRAIRHKELLHLAVFLHDLGKGFETDHCIVGEEIALRIGTRLMLPEYQVEQLALLVRRHLEMADVAWRRDITDPALVLNFSRDIGSPDTLRMLYVLTAADVTSVGPGTWTHWKAGLLAELFDRCLVILSGKRYSFHEAERIRTVKQDVLSILSHTAPREHLPQWIDSQLGGFSSYYLTTTSPKQIAADLQIIEKLSPTAIEVVPSWSAETGTSEYRIITRNPLATTGCFYKMCGVLTAKRLAILSADINTTADGVVVDSYLVIDTDYGSEPPPSRFEEIAETFRDVLQGKVTVESLFIRNRRFGSERMQTVSDLPTRVQIDNESSDTRTIIDCFAHDRPGLLFTIARALFELNLSTDLAKISTHFDQVVDIFYVQELDGSKVRTPERIRQLKERLEQTLRHFEQHSHKQFLNGK comes from the coding sequence ATGACAGCGACGAAACCGTCCCCCGTTCATGAAATTGCCCGGCGCAAGGCGCTCATCGCCGCGGTACGGGAACGTGCGCGGACGATGTTCGAGGCCGGAACCCCCGGAATTCAGATTGCCGCCGCGATCTGTTCCGGCATTGAAGACGTGCTGCTGTCCCTGATTGAGGAAACTCTCGAAAGTTTTGGCGACCGGCGCGATTTCGTGGCCAAACAGGGGGCGATTGTCGCCATCGGCGGCACCGGACGCGGGGAACTGGCCCCCTATTCCGACATCGATCTTCTGTTTCTGCACAACGCCACCAATGCGGCCGACTTCGACGAGTTCGTCCCCCGCTTTGTGCAAATGTGTTGGGATTCCGGCATTCAGCTCGGACACGCCGTCCGGGACGTGAACACCTGTATTGCTCTCAGCCGTCGCGATCCCCAGATCGCTACCGCCCTGATCGAATCCCGACATCTCTGGGGGAATGAGAAGCTCACACAGACCTTGATCCACCAGTTTCGCAGCCGGGTTGTGAACCGCCGGAAACGGAAATTCATTGAAGACTGCCTGCGGGCCCGCAGCGAAGGCTGGTCGGCCGAAGGCCCGCTGGCCCAGGAACTCGAACCCGACGTGAAGGCGTCCGCCGGGGGACTGCGCGATCTGCATCTGATTCGCTGGGTCGCCTATGCCCGTTACGGGATCAAAGATATCGACTCGCTGCGGTTACAGGGCGTCCTCAGCAAGTCGGACGCGACACGGCTGAAAGACGCCTGGGAGTTTCTGACGAGGCTCCGGATCGACTTGCATTTGTCGACCAATCGCGAGCAGGACAGGCTCACTCGCGATGAACAACTGCGCATTACCCGCGAACGAGGTTTCACGGAAACTGCGGAACAGCGGCCGGTCGAGCGCTTCATGCAGGAATATTTCCATCACAGCTCGGAACTGGCGACGATTGCCCAGCGATTTGCTTCGCTGCAGCGGAGGCGATCGCTCGCGCAAAAAGCCCGTGACATGCTGATGGGTCACCGTGCTGAAGGTTATCTGTACGTCACGCCCGACCAGATCACCGTCGCCGACCGGCATCTCCCCAGGATCTGCGCCAGCCTGGAATCGATGCTGCACGTCTATCGATCTTCCGCTCTGTACGATCTGCCGCTCTCTCCGCAGGTGCGGGAAGCGATCAAACAGGCAGTGCCCAAGCTGGAACCGGTCGTCTCGAAAGAGAGCGCCCGGTTGTTCATGGACATCCTCCGCTGCGTCCGTTCGCTGGGACCGACGCTCCGCAGCATGTTCAACACCGGGTTGATCGACCTCGTGATTCCCGATGTCGCCCACATTCGAAATCTGCTGCAGTTCAATCAATACCATCATTTCACGGTCGACGAACACACGCTGCGGGCGATTGAAACCGTCACCGGCTACGAAACGGACGACACCCCCATCGGGGCCGCCTACCGCGCCATTCGTCACAAGGAACTGCTGCATCTGGCGGTGTTTCTGCACGACCTCGGGAAAGGTTTCGAGACCGATCACTGTATCGTCGGAGAAGAGATCGCCCTCCGCATCGGCACTCGACTGATGCTGCCTGAGTATCAGGTCGAGCAGTTGGCTCTGTTGGTCCGAAGACACCTGGAAATGGCGGACGTGGCCTGGCGGCGCGACATCACCGATCCGGCTCTGGTGCTAAACTTCAGCCGCGACATCGGATCTCCGGACACGCTGCGGATGCTGTATGTGCTCACCGCGGCAGATGTCACTTCAGTCGGACCTGGCACCTGGACTCATTGGAAGGCCGGGCTGCTGGCTGAACTGTTCGACCGTTGCCTGGTGATCCTCAGCGGCAAGCGTTATTCGTTCCACGAAGCCGAACGCATCCGCACGGTGAAGCAGGATGTGCTGTCGATCCTTAGCCATACCGCGCCGCGCGAGCATTTGCCGCAGTGGATCGACTCCCAGTTAGGGGGGTTTTCGTCTTACTACCTCACCACGACTTCGCCGAAGCAGATCGCGGCAGATTTGCAGATCATCGAGAAGCTCTCACCCACTGCCATTGAAGTTGTTCCAAGCTGGTCGGCGGAAACCGGCACGAGCGAATACCGGATCATCACCCGTAATCCGCTGGCAACGACCGGTTGCTTTTACAAGATGTGCGGCGTGCTGACGGCCAAGCGTCTTGCCATTCTTTCGGCCGACATCAATACGACGGCCGACGGCGTGGTGGTCGACAGTTATCTCGTCATCGATACCGACTACGGCAGCGAGCCGCCCCCATCGCGTTTCGAGGAAATCGCCGAGACCTTCCGTGATGTGCTGCAGGGGAAAGTGACCGTCGAGTCGCTCTTCATCCGCAACCGCCGGTTCGGCAGCGAACGCATGCAGACGGTGTCCGACCTCCCGACGCGCGTGCAGATTGACAACGAATCATCGGATACGCGCACGATTATCGATTGCTTTGCTCACGACCGTCCCGGCTTGCTGTTCACGATTGCCCGGGCCTTGTTCGAACTGAACCTGTCGACCGACCTCGCCAAGATTTCGACGCACTTCGATCAGGTGGTCGACATCTTCTATGTGCAGGAGCTGGACGGTTCGAAAGTCCGTACGCCTGAACGAATTCGCCAGCTCAAGGAACGACTCGAACAGACGCTGCGGCACTTCGAACAGCACAGTCACAAGCAGTTCCTCAACGGAAAGTAA
- a CDS encoding glycosyltransferase family 4 protein: MAGASSPLRVGFLFEYPTLNGGEFSLLAVLRELQGASIAPVALAPPAGPLSAAFAECGIRHLPLTREQMTVPDWHHELNQVIRDFDLQLLHANSLSMGRKLGAVSPQLECPTTCHLRDIIKLSSAAVTALNAHAGMIAVSQATKSFHAQQGLSSERQQVIYNGIALEQFQPRPRTGWLHRELDLPADALLAGTVGQICLRKGQNDLAQAAVLLRDRLPRLHFLLIGERHSSKSESVAFDAEITQVLRDAGMEHQLHRLGQRSDVDQIYPELDVLIHPARQEPLGRVLLEGAACGVPIVATDVGGTPEILTHDESAWLTPASDPAALAAGVEAVLSESNRSSLFSQQARQTIVDRFSISRSAHQHLQFWNDVIAGSAPPLRPGGL, encoded by the coding sequence TTGGCCGGCGCGTCCTCTCCGTTGCGGGTTGGCTTTCTGTTTGAATATCCGACGCTGAACGGCGGCGAGTTTTCATTGCTGGCCGTGCTTCGGGAACTGCAGGGAGCGTCGATTGCGCCCGTCGCACTCGCGCCCCCCGCAGGCCCGCTGTCGGCGGCGTTCGCTGAATGCGGCATCCGACATCTGCCGCTGACGCGCGAGCAGATGACCGTGCCCGACTGGCATCACGAACTCAATCAGGTGATTCGTGATTTCGACCTGCAATTGCTGCACGCCAACAGCCTGTCGATGGGCCGCAAACTCGGTGCGGTCTCGCCGCAGTTGGAATGTCCGACGACATGTCATCTGCGGGATATCATCAAGCTCTCCAGCGCTGCCGTTACTGCGCTGAACGCACATGCGGGGATGATCGCCGTTTCTCAGGCAACGAAGTCGTTTCATGCTCAGCAGGGGCTGAGCAGCGAACGGCAACAGGTGATCTATAACGGAATTGCGCTCGAGCAATTTCAACCTCGCCCGCGAACTGGCTGGCTGCATCGCGAACTCGACCTTCCTGCCGATGCCCTTCTCGCCGGCACAGTCGGCCAAATCTGTCTGCGGAAAGGTCAGAACGATCTCGCCCAGGCAGCAGTCTTACTACGCGATCGCCTTCCACGGCTGCACTTCCTGTTGATCGGCGAACGGCATTCGTCCAAGTCAGAGAGCGTCGCCTTTGATGCTGAGATCACCCAGGTGCTTCGTGACGCTGGCATGGAGCATCAGCTACACCGTCTTGGACAGCGCAGCGACGTTGACCAGATCTACCCCGAACTCGATGTGCTGATTCATCCCGCCAGGCAGGAACCGCTGGGTCGGGTGTTGCTGGAAGGAGCCGCGTGCGGCGTTCCGATTGTGGCGACGGATGTGGGGGGAACGCCCGAGATCCTCACGCACGACGAGTCGGCCTGGCTCACTCCGGCATCCGATCCTGCTGCTCTGGCGGCAGGCGTGGAAGCTGTGTTGAGCGAGTCCAATCGCAGCTCGCTGTTCTCTCAACAGGCCCGGCAAACCATCGTCGACCGATTTTCCATTTCCAGATCCGCCCACCAGCATCTGCAGTTCTGGAACGATGTCATCGCAGGCAGTGCGCCGCCATTACGGCCCGGCGGCCTGTGA
- a CDS encoding PIG-L family deacetylase → MTPSDSLPDELDVMAVGAHPDDVEVAVGGTLATLVKQGYRVGIVDLTDGEPTPGSPGPEHRLEEARRAAEILGVHMRITLDLPNRKLFDTFEARVALAKLFRRYRPKIVLGIADKTPLASPDHWQAMQITDAAVFYSRLTKWDGEFDGLPVHTIRQLLWYPLGFGSLPPHDAAGTMIVDISDSLETKLEAVRAYQSQFPNQKKRIFGLMESHARVLGLSSGFAAGEMLIAPKPVVVKDLVQTFAGPELPRTNLDPSSQAAGP, encoded by the coding sequence ATGACTCCCTCTGATTCGCTACCTGATGAGCTGGACGTGATGGCCGTGGGAGCACATCCGGATGATGTGGAAGTGGCCGTCGGCGGAACCCTCGCCACCCTGGTGAAACAGGGATATCGGGTGGGGATCGTCGATCTCACCGACGGAGAGCCCACGCCCGGCAGCCCCGGGCCGGAACATCGGCTGGAAGAGGCCCGTCGCGCTGCCGAGATTCTGGGCGTCCACATGCGGATCACGCTCGATCTGCCCAATCGCAAACTGTTCGATACCTTCGAAGCTCGAGTGGCGCTGGCAAAACTGTTTCGCCGCTACCGGCCCAAAATTGTGCTCGGCATCGCCGACAAAACTCCCCTCGCTTCGCCCGATCACTGGCAGGCGATGCAGATCACCGACGCAGCCGTGTTCTACTCGCGTTTGACGAAATGGGACGGCGAGTTCGACGGGCTGCCCGTCCATACGATTCGGCAACTGCTGTGGTATCCATTGGGATTCGGAAGTCTGCCGCCGCATGATGCTGCCGGCACGATGATCGTCGATATTTCGGACTCGCTCGAGACCAAACTTGAGGCGGTGCGGGCGTACCAGTCCCAGTTTCCAAATCAAAAGAAGCGGATCTTCGGCCTGATGGAAAGTCACGCCAGGGTGCTGGGACTCTCTTCCGGCTTCGCGGCTGGCGAAATGCTCATCGCCCCCAAGCCCGTCGTGGTGAAAGACCTGGTACAGACGTTCGCAGGTCCGGAACTCCCCCGCACCAATCTTGATCCCTCGTCACAGGCCGCCGGGCCGTAA
- a CDS encoding Gfo/Idh/MocA family protein codes for MSSAHQTSRRRFLQEVAAVGAASLLLPSANRAFGYQSPNERPVFATIGMRNQGWTITSKSFKFADFAALADIDANILGTYVEKVEQGQKKKPDGYADYRKILDRKDIDAVMIATPDHWHTKIAVEAMYAGKDVYCEKPLTLTIDEGKLIEKVVKETGRIFQVGTMQRTECDLRFLQAIALIRDGRIGEVKKVTCGINRIESSPVIPEIPVPEGLDWDTWLGPAAKVPYRALPELRTGYGGGVPLYSNCHYSFRGWYEYSGGKMADWGAHHVDIACWALGATETGPSKVTPVDYKMPVEYKDGYPLVHDQYNVATQFTIQADMPKGVELIITSEGDNGILFEGTEGRFFVNRGKIAGKPIEDLKEKPLPEGAIEAVYGGKVSENHTANFIEGMKARKQPISDVWSHNRMLEICHLSNIAMRVGRPLKWDPVKREIIGDPQANSFLGSEYRKGFEIKMS; via the coding sequence ATGTCATCAGCTCACCAGACATCGCGTCGACGTTTTCTTCAAGAGGTCGCCGCCGTTGGCGCCGCCAGCCTGCTGCTGCCGTCGGCAAATCGGGCCTTTGGGTATCAGTCCCCCAATGAACGCCCTGTCTTCGCCACGATCGGGATGAGAAACCAGGGCTGGACGATCACCAGCAAGTCGTTCAAGTTCGCGGACTTTGCCGCCCTGGCCGATATCGACGCGAATATCCTCGGAACCTATGTCGAAAAGGTCGAACAAGGCCAGAAGAAGAAGCCCGACGGCTACGCCGACTACCGCAAAATTCTCGACCGCAAAGACATCGACGCGGTCATGATCGCCACTCCGGATCACTGGCACACGAAGATCGCCGTCGAAGCGATGTACGCCGGCAAAGACGTGTACTGCGAAAAACCGCTGACCCTGACGATCGACGAAGGCAAGCTGATCGAGAAAGTCGTGAAGGAAACCGGCCGGATCTTCCAGGTCGGCACGATGCAGCGGACCGAATGCGACTTGCGGTTCCTGCAGGCCATCGCCCTGATTCGCGACGGCCGAATCGGCGAAGTGAAGAAGGTCACCTGTGGAATCAATCGCATCGAATCTTCGCCCGTCATTCCGGAAATCCCGGTTCCCGAAGGTCTCGATTGGGATACATGGCTGGGCCCGGCTGCGAAAGTGCCGTATCGCGCCCTCCCGGAACTTCGAACCGGTTACGGCGGCGGCGTTCCGCTCTACAGCAACTGTCATTACTCGTTCCGCGGCTGGTACGAATACTCTGGCGGGAAGATGGCAGACTGGGGCGCTCACCATGTGGATATCGCCTGCTGGGCGCTCGGCGCGACCGAGACCGGCCCGAGCAAGGTGACTCCGGTCGACTACAAAATGCCGGTCGAATACAAGGACGGCTACCCTCTTGTGCACGACCAGTACAACGTCGCCACGCAGTTCACCATTCAGGCCGACATGCCCAAGGGGGTCGAGCTGATCATCACCAGTGAAGGGGACAACGGCATCCTGTTCGAAGGGACCGAAGGCCGGTTCTTCGTGAACCGCGGCAAGATCGCCGGCAAGCCAATCGAAGACCTCAAGGAGAAACCGCTGCCGGAAGGGGCCATCGAAGCGGTCTACGGCGGCAAGGTCAGCGAGAACCACACCGCCAACTTCATCGAAGGCATGAAAGCCCGCAAGCAGCCGATCTCGGATGTCTGGTCGCACAACCGCATGCTTGAGATCTGCCATCTGTCGAATATCGCCATGCGGGTCGGCCGTCCTCTGAAGTGGGATCCGGTCAAACGAGAAATCATCGGCGACCCTCAGGCGAATTCGTTCCTCGGGTCCGAATACCGCAAGGGATTCGAGATCAAGATGTCGTAA